One part of the Ochotona princeps isolate mOchPri1 chromosome 3, mOchPri1.hap1, whole genome shotgun sequence genome encodes these proteins:
- the CCT8 gene encoding T-complex protein 1 subunit theta, with translation MAHHVPKAPGFAQMLKEGAKHFSGLEEAVYRNIQACKELAQTTRTTYGPNGMNKMVINHLEKLFVTNDAATILKELEVQHPAAKMVVMASHMQEQEVGDGTNFVLIFAGALLELAEELLRNGLSVSEVIEGYEIACKKAHEILPDLVCCSAKNLRNVDEVSSLLRTSIMSKQYGNEGFLAKLIAQACVSIFPDSGHFNVDNIRVCKILGSGIYSSSVLHGMVFKKETEGDVTSVKDAKIAVYSCPFDGMITETKGTVLIKTAEELMNFSKGEENLMDTQVKAIAATGANVIVTGGKVADMALHYANKYNIMLVRLNSKWDLRRLCKTVGATALPRLTPPVLEEMGHCDSVYLSEVGDTQVVVFKHEKEDVAISTIVLRGSTDNLMDDIERAVDDGVNTFKVLTRDKRLVPGGGATEIELAKQITSYGETCPGLEQYAIKKFAEAFEAIPRALAENSGVKANEVISKLYAVHQEGNKNVGLDIEAEVPAVKDMLEAGVLDTYLGKYWAIKLATNAAVTVLRVDQIIMAKPAGGPKPPGGKKDWDDDQND, from the exons ATGGCGCATCACGTCCCCAAAGCTCCGGGCTTTGCCCAGATGCTGAAGGAAGGAGCCAAA CATTTTTCGGGATTGGAAGAGGCTGTGTACAGAAACATACAAGCTTGCAAAGAACTTGCCCAGACTACACGTACTACGTATGGACCAAATG GAATGAACAAAATGGTTATCAACCATCTAGAGAAGTTGTTTGTGACAAATGATGCGGCAACTATTTTAAAAGAACTAGAA GTACAGCATCCTGCTGCAAAAATGGTTGTGATGGCCTCTCACATGCAAGAGCAAGAGGTGGGAGATGGCACAAACTTCGTTCTTATATTTGCTGGAGCTCTTCTGGAGCTAGCTGAAGAGCTTCTGAGGAACGGGCTGTCGGTTTCAGAG GTCATAGAAGGTTACGAGATAGCTTGCAAAAAAGCTCATGAGATCCTTCCTGATTTAGTGTGTTGTTCTGCTAAAAACCTTCGCAATGTCGATGAAGTGTCATCTTTACTTCGTACCTCCATCATGAGTAAACAGTACGGCAATGAAGGGTTTCTGGCCAAGCTCATTGCTCAGGCGTGTG TGTCTATTTTTCCTGATTCTGGCCATTTCAATGTTGATAACATCAGAGTTTGTAAAATCCTG GGATCTGGGATCTATTCCTCCTCAGTTTTACATGGCATggtttttaagaaagaaacagaaggtgATGTAACATCTGTCAAAGATGCAAAAATAGCAGTATACTCTTGTCCTTTTGATGGCATGATAACAGAAACCAAG GGAACTGTATTGATAAAGACTGCTGAGGAATTGATGAATTTTAGTAAGGGAGAAGAAAATCTCATGGATACACAAGTCAAAGCTATTGCTGCTACTGGTGCAAATGTAATAGTGACTGGTGGCAAAGTGGCAGACATGGCTCTTCATtatgcaaataaatacaatattatGTTGGTAAG gctGAACTCTAAATGGGATCTCAGACGACTTTGTAAAACAGTTGGTGCTACGGCTCTTCCCAGATTG ACTCCTCCTGTCCTTGAAGAAATGGGACATTGTGATAGTGTTTACCTCTCAGAAGTTGGAGACACACAAGTGGTGGTTTTTAAGCATG AAAAGGAAGATGTTGCCATTTCCACTATAGTACTTCGAGGCTCCACGGACAACTTGATGGACGATATAGAAagggcagtagatgatggtgtTAATACTTTCAAAGTTCTTACAAGG GATAAACGTCTTGTACCTGGAGGTGGAGCAACAGAAATTGAATTGGCCAAACAGATCACATCATATGGAGAG ACATGTCCTGGCCTGGAACAGTATGCTATTAAGAAGTTTGCTGAGGCATTCGAAGCTATTCCCCGGGCACTGGCAGAAAACTCTGGTGTTAAGGCCAATGAAGTAATCTCTAAACTTTATGCAGTACATCAAGAAGGAAATAAGAATGTTGGATTGGACATTGAG GCTGAAGTTCCTGCTGTAAAGGACATGTTGGAAGCTGGTGTTCTAGATACTTACCTAGGAAAGTACTGGGCTATCAAACTGGCCACAAATGCTGCAGTCACTGTGCTTAGAGTCGATCAG ATCATCATGGCAAAACCAGCCGGTGGACCCAAGCCTCCTGGTGGGAAGAAAGACTGGGATGATGACCAAAATGATTGA